In the Kribbella sp. NBC_00482 genome, one interval contains:
- a CDS encoding phytase: MSTVRRSLLRPAALAAGLGLLAVPGLGTPASLAAGRPATTVAPVYAVSETPALYDDADGNNSNADDPAIWRDQTHPSRSLVIATAKEGGLRVYNLSGAVVQSLPAPAAPAPDAAPGRFNNVDLLTGVRFPDGRFDVAVVSDRGRDRIRTYKIDPAHPAAPLTDVTAASVPRVFAATEAEVDDQQTAYGVASFTDRQTGRMYAIASRRHTTSVGLVELKVVAGRINYVPVRTIDLPASFPLPNGGTWTPCEDPGATPQVEGMVVDARTGTLYAGQEDVGIWKISAHLTGTPVLLDRVRDYGVPSTYDDATETCVKGADPGFGGKHLTADVEGLTIYDDGHGGGYLLASSQGDNTFAAYDRRGPGRFLADFRIAPGASIDGSEECDGAGVSSGSFGPAFPHGLLVVQDGHNAPDVIGPDGEPRVNTNFKFVDWSDVAEATGLDD; this comes from the coding sequence GTGTCCACTGTTCGACGATCTCTTCTGCGCCCGGCCGCGCTGGCCGCCGGTCTCGGACTCCTGGCGGTTCCGGGACTCGGTACGCCGGCCTCGCTCGCCGCCGGCCGGCCCGCGACGACGGTCGCCCCGGTCTACGCGGTCAGCGAGACCCCCGCGCTGTACGACGATGCCGATGGCAACAATTCAAACGCGGACGACCCGGCGATCTGGCGCGACCAGACCCATCCGTCCCGGAGCCTCGTGATCGCCACGGCGAAGGAAGGCGGCCTGCGGGTCTACAACCTGTCCGGTGCCGTGGTCCAGTCCCTGCCGGCGCCGGCGGCGCCGGCTCCCGATGCGGCTCCGGGGCGGTTCAACAACGTCGACCTGCTGACCGGTGTGCGGTTCCCGGACGGCAGGTTCGACGTCGCGGTGGTGTCCGACCGCGGCCGCGACCGGATCCGCACCTACAAGATCGATCCGGCCCACCCGGCCGCGCCGCTCACCGATGTCACGGCTGCTTCGGTGCCGCGGGTGTTCGCCGCGACCGAGGCGGAGGTCGACGACCAGCAGACGGCGTACGGCGTGGCCTCCTTCACCGACCGGCAGACCGGCCGGATGTACGCGATCGCCAGCCGGCGGCACACCACCTCGGTCGGCCTGGTCGAGCTCAAAGTCGTTGCCGGACGCATCAACTACGTGCCGGTCCGGACCATCGACCTGCCCGCGTCCTTCCCGTTGCCGAACGGTGGCACCTGGACTCCTTGTGAGGACCCCGGCGCGACACCGCAGGTCGAGGGCATGGTCGTCGACGCCCGAACCGGCACGCTGTACGCGGGCCAGGAGGACGTCGGGATCTGGAAGATCTCCGCTCACCTCACCGGGACGCCGGTACTGCTGGACCGGGTTCGCGACTACGGCGTTCCCAGCACGTACGACGACGCCACCGAAACCTGCGTCAAGGGTGCGGATCCCGGCTTCGGCGGCAAGCACCTGACCGCCGACGTCGAAGGCCTGACGATCTACGACGACGGTCACGGCGGGGGCTATCTGCTCGCCTCCAGCCAGGGTGACAACACCTTCGCCGCCTACGACCGCAGAGGCCCCGGCCGGTTCCTGGCCGACTTCCGGATCGCGCCCGGTGCCTCGATCGACGGCTCGGAGGAGTGCGACGGTGCGGGAGTGTCGAGTGGCTCGTTCGGTCCCGCGTTCCCGCACGGACTGCTGGTGGTGCAGGACGGGCACAACGCGCCCGACGTGATCGGCCCTGACGGTGAGCCCAGGGTCAACACGAACTTCAAGTTCGTCGACTGGTCCGACGTCGCCGAGGCGACCGGCCTGGACGACTGA
- a CDS encoding ABC transporter substrate-binding protein, producing MSSSTPSRRRTGSIVAGLSLAVLAIAACAPSTATNSTGSGTDEAAYAEPVIDSDFDLAALTAAAQKEGSVTVYDSTGDIKKVADAFQKKYGIKTNGTKSDVGDTLEKMTREAQAKNVTIDLTLYEDGPSLVGQLLPQKTVYSWIPADLADQIDEAGRNPLMVLSKANVWIYNPKVFPNGCPVDNLWDLTSPDWKGKVTMQDPLGKPNIVEWFNQMGSSYDDALRTAYKAETGKDLSTTESSAAKEWVKQLAKNQPVLTTSDDDVSAAVASPNQTEPRIGLVSIAKFRDIEGKKYQMKVCDTLKPYVGYQYPKYGAIATGTKHPNAAKLFLRFVLTEEGISPEMGSGGISSSKAVAPSKNNPPGLTDWPNQLMTFDSSKLLTDYRDAQSMQDFWRLNHH from the coding sequence ATGTCCAGCAGCACCCCGTCGCGGCGCCGTACCGGATCGATCGTCGCGGGGCTCAGCCTCGCGGTGCTGGCGATCGCGGCCTGCGCGCCGTCGACCGCCACGAACAGCACGGGCTCCGGCACCGACGAGGCCGCGTACGCCGAACCGGTGATCGACAGCGACTTCGACCTGGCCGCGCTCACCGCCGCCGCACAGAAGGAAGGCTCGGTCACGGTCTACGACAGCACCGGTGACATCAAGAAGGTGGCCGACGCCTTCCAGAAGAAGTACGGCATCAAGACGAACGGGACGAAGTCCGACGTCGGTGACACGCTGGAGAAGATGACACGTGAGGCCCAGGCCAAGAACGTGACCATCGACCTCACCCTGTACGAGGACGGCCCGAGCCTGGTCGGCCAGCTGCTGCCGCAGAAGACCGTCTACAGCTGGATCCCGGCCGACCTGGCCGACCAGATCGACGAGGCCGGCCGGAACCCGCTGATGGTGCTCTCCAAGGCCAACGTGTGGATCTACAACCCGAAGGTCTTCCCGAACGGGTGCCCGGTCGACAACCTCTGGGACCTCACGTCGCCGGACTGGAAGGGCAAGGTGACGATGCAGGACCCGCTCGGCAAACCCAACATCGTCGAGTGGTTCAACCAGATGGGCTCGTCGTACGACGACGCCCTGCGCACGGCGTACAAGGCAGAGACCGGCAAGGACCTCAGCACCACCGAGTCGAGCGCGGCCAAGGAATGGGTCAAGCAGCTCGCCAAGAACCAGCCGGTGCTCACCACCTCCGACGACGACGTGTCCGCGGCGGTCGCCTCCCCGAACCAGACCGAACCCCGGATCGGCCTGGTGTCGATCGCGAAGTTCCGCGACATCGAGGGCAAGAAGTACCAGATGAAGGTCTGCGACACCCTGAAGCCGTACGTCGGCTACCAGTACCCCAAGTACGGCGCGATCGCGACCGGTACCAAGCACCCGAACGCGGCCAAGCTCTTCCTGCGCTTCGTGCTGACCGAAGAAGGTATCTCGCCCGAGATGGGATCGGGCGGTATCTCGAGCAGCAAGGCCGTCGCGCCGAGCAAGAACAACCCGCCCGGCCTGACCGACTGGCCGAACCAGTTGATGACGTTCGACTCCAGCAAGCTGCTCACCGACTACCGGGACGCGCAGTCCATGCAGGACTTCTGGCGCCTCAACCACCACTGA
- a CDS encoding ABC transporter ATP-binding protein, whose product MPTIALQSVSKSYGVGPLAVNDLDLTIPDGSFTCLLGPSGCGKTTTLRMIAGLEHPTAGSITVGDRVLDSVEQGTFVPTERRGMGLVFQNYALWPHLTVRRNVEFGLRVQKVPAAERTARVRAALEMMQIEHTADRYPSQLSGGQQQRVSLARMLAVNPSVLLLDEPLSNLDATLRLEMRAELKRLHEETGHTIVFVTHDQLEAMTMATQVAVMKDGVLQQLAPPMDVYHRPANTFVATFVGSPPMNLARCDGEETSFGALARRYLSLTHTRNVDRVTTVGVRPEAIRVVDADHLGNGKEWVFDAQVRAVLPTGAAWTVSATVGSTELYLVSTDEIVATTGDSLRCAVKRKALQVFGPDGDRLELGTDDQAVRNEVAQWIG is encoded by the coding sequence GTGCCCACCATCGCGTTGCAATCCGTCAGCAAGTCGTACGGCGTCGGCCCACTCGCCGTGAACGATCTCGACCTCACCATCCCGGACGGGTCGTTCACCTGTCTGCTCGGGCCGTCCGGCTGCGGCAAGACCACCACGCTGCGCATGATCGCCGGACTCGAACATCCGACCGCGGGTTCCATCACCGTCGGCGACCGGGTGCTCGACTCGGTCGAGCAGGGCACGTTCGTACCGACCGAGCGTCGCGGTATGGGCCTGGTGTTCCAGAACTACGCGCTCTGGCCGCACCTGACCGTGCGCCGCAACGTCGAGTTCGGGCTCCGGGTGCAGAAGGTGCCCGCCGCCGAACGGACGGCCCGGGTCCGGGCCGCGCTGGAAATGATGCAGATCGAGCACACGGCCGACAGGTATCCGTCGCAGCTGTCCGGTGGGCAGCAGCAGCGGGTGTCGCTGGCCCGGATGCTGGCGGTCAACCCGTCGGTGCTCCTGCTCGACGAACCGTTGTCCAATCTCGACGCGACCCTGCGGCTGGAGATGCGAGCCGAACTGAAGCGTCTGCACGAGGAGACAGGTCACACCATTGTGTTCGTGACACACGACCAACTGGAAGCGATGACAATGGCCACCCAGGTCGCCGTCATGAAGGACGGCGTACTGCAGCAGCTGGCGCCGCCGATGGACGTCTACCACCGGCCGGCGAACACCTTCGTCGCGACCTTCGTGGGCAGTCCACCGATGAATCTCGCCCGCTGCGACGGCGAGGAGACGAGCTTCGGGGCACTCGCCCGCCGGTACCTGTCCCTGACGCACACCCGCAACGTCGACCGGGTGACCACCGTCGGCGTCCGTCCGGAGGCCATCCGGGTGGTGGACGCCGACCACCTGGGCAACGGGAAGGAGTGGGTGTTCGATGCGCAGGTGCGAGCTGTCCTGCCGACCGGTGCGGCCTGGACGGTCTCGGCGACCGTTGGCTCGACCGAGTTGTACCTGGTGTCGACCGACGAGATCGTCGCCACCACCGGTGATTCGTTGCGCTGTGCTGTGAAACGCAAGGCCTTGCAGGTGTTCGGGCCCGACGGCGACCGACTCGAACTGGGGACCGACGACCAGGCCGTCCGGAACGAGGTGGCGCAATGGATCGGCTGA
- a CDS encoding inositol monophosphatase family protein — translation MTTTSGPQARLDPDRAALSQHLREVAVDAALLVADDLRKAFRGTIDVEYKRDEHDPVTAHDRAAEDAIAAALIGAVPDSGFVGEEDGDRPGRAGEVTWYVDPIDGTANFAHGLAFFCTSIGAAVDGQIVAGAILDPMAGNLFSADLSGAWRNDEPLRSRGVTAEARAMLLTSYPNARGLADDGAAALTRFGELVGSYGTLRRPGSAALSLCHVAAGWADAALGTSINGWDICAAQLIVTQAGGRYVGFGGTGWNQPHYAAHTADLEPVVLERFIAEHQGAA, via the coding sequence ATGACCACCACATCTGGCCCTCAGGCACGCCTCGATCCTGACCGCGCCGCCCTCTCCCAGCACCTCCGGGAGGTTGCCGTCGACGCCGCCCTGCTGGTTGCGGACGACCTCCGCAAGGCCTTCCGAGGCACCATCGACGTCGAGTACAAGCGGGACGAGCACGATCCGGTCACCGCGCACGATCGCGCGGCGGAGGACGCGATCGCCGCCGCGCTCATCGGCGCGGTGCCGGACAGCGGCTTCGTGGGCGAAGAGGACGGTGACCGCCCCGGCCGGGCCGGCGAGGTGACCTGGTACGTCGATCCCATCGACGGTACGGCGAACTTCGCGCACGGCCTCGCGTTCTTCTGCACCTCGATCGGCGCCGCCGTCGACGGTCAGATCGTGGCCGGCGCGATCCTCGACCCGATGGCCGGCAACCTGTTCAGCGCGGACCTGTCCGGCGCCTGGCGCAACGACGAGCCGCTCCGGTCCCGCGGAGTGACCGCCGAAGCCCGCGCGATGCTGCTCACCAGCTATCCGAACGCCCGCGGGCTGGCGGACGACGGGGCCGCCGCGCTGACCCGCTTCGGCGAACTGGTCGGGAGCTACGGAACCCTCCGGCGCCCCGGCAGCGCCGCGCTCAGCCTGTGCCATGTCGCCGCCGGCTGGGCGGACGCCGCACTCGGTACGTCGATCAACGGGTGGGACATCTGCGCCGCACAGCTCATCGTGACCCAGGCCGGTGGCCGGTACGTCGGCTTCGGCGGAACGGGCTGGAACCAGCCGCACTACGCGGCGCACACCGCCGACCTCGAGCCGGTCGTCCTGGAGCGCTTCATCGCCGAACACCAGGGCGCCGCGTGA
- a CDS encoding FUSC family protein, which produces MDPVRLTLDQLRELRDDIAPQAARRSRASVRRRIDRWRSRAFFIAQCALAAGVAWAIARYAVGHKQPFFAPVAAMVCLGFSFGQRLRRVAEVMVGVAVGVGVGDLFVKVFGTGITQLIFVIALAMSIAVLLGAGNLMTTQAGVQAAIVTTLLPNPGAGFSRWQDAALGGLVALAAATIAPAAAIRRPRQQASGVLNELAEILVETADGLRERDEEAVTDALRRARASESRLDDLRSAAEEGVAVVRLSPFRRRHRGRVQEIADLVVPLDRAIRNTRVLVRRCAVSVWRDERMPDEYPMLLERLADGTRLIGESLFEPAADVAAHRVLGELGRRTAEMPLPIGLSAVVVLGQLRSTIIDLLELTGTSYDDARKLVPLRLDGLDEK; this is translated from the coding sequence GTGGATCCGGTCAGGCTGACGTTGGACCAGTTGCGGGAGCTGCGCGACGACATCGCGCCGCAGGCCGCGCGGCGGTCCCGTGCGTCGGTCCGCCGGCGGATCGATCGCTGGCGCAGCCGGGCCTTCTTCATCGCCCAGTGCGCGCTCGCCGCCGGCGTCGCCTGGGCCATCGCGCGGTACGCCGTCGGCCACAAGCAGCCGTTCTTCGCGCCGGTCGCCGCGATGGTCTGCCTCGGTTTCAGCTTCGGCCAGCGTCTCCGCCGGGTCGCCGAGGTGATGGTCGGCGTGGCGGTCGGGGTCGGCGTCGGCGACCTGTTCGTCAAGGTCTTCGGGACCGGCATCACCCAGCTGATCTTCGTGATCGCGCTCGCGATGAGCATCGCCGTACTGCTCGGCGCCGGGAACCTGATGACCACCCAGGCCGGCGTCCAGGCCGCGATCGTCACCACGCTGCTGCCCAACCCCGGCGCGGGCTTCAGTCGCTGGCAGGACGCGGCGCTCGGCGGACTGGTCGCGCTGGCGGCCGCCACGATCGCGCCGGCCGCGGCCATCAGGCGTCCTCGGCAACAGGCATCCGGCGTCCTGAACGAGCTGGCCGAGATCCTGGTCGAGACCGCCGACGGCCTGCGGGAACGCGACGAGGAGGCCGTCACCGACGCACTCCGCCGCGCCCGCGCCAGCGAGTCCCGGCTCGACGACCTGCGCAGCGCCGCCGAGGAAGGGGTCGCGGTCGTCCGGCTGTCCCCGTTCCGGCGCCGGCACCGCGGGCGGGTCCAGGAGATCGCCGATCTCGTCGTACCGCTGGACCGGGCGATCCGGAACACCCGGGTCCTGGTACGCCGGTGCGCGGTGTCGGTGTGGCGCGACGAGCGGATGCCCGACGAGTACCCGATGCTGCTCGAACGCCTCGCCGACGGCACCCGCCTGATCGGCGAGTCGCTGTTCGAGCCGGCCGCCGACGTCGCCGCGCACCGCGTGCTGGGCGAACTGGGCCGCCGTACGGCCGAGATGCCGCTGCCGATCGGACTGTCCGCGGTCGTCGTCCTCGGTCAGCTCCGCTCCACGATCATCGACCTCCTCGAACTGACCGGGACGTCGTACGACGACGCCCGGAAGCTCGTCCCGCTCCGCCTGGACGGGCTCGACGAGAAGTAG
- a CDS encoding DUF5709 domain-containing protein, translating into MTENNREDYGSYSVDDEDQLQPADTLNDRGVDDLLDEGYSPPEKWSAGEGFGTTADEALQGETLDQRIAQEVPDSDPYAEDGEDVGGPQVGTERSGRLVASDEGARSDDDSELYAEDVGIDGAAAGAEEAAVHVVDEEFELEDDDEQDLENYRDVDLGDVTDLED; encoded by the coding sequence ATGACCGAGAACAACCGTGAGGACTACGGCAGCTACAGCGTCGACGACGAGGATCAGCTGCAGCCGGCGGACACCCTGAACGACCGTGGCGTGGACGACCTGCTCGACGAGGGGTACTCGCCGCCGGAGAAGTGGTCCGCGGGCGAAGGCTTCGGCACGACGGCCGACGAGGCGCTACAGGGCGAGACGCTGGACCAGCGGATCGCGCAGGAGGTCCCGGACTCCGACCCGTACGCCGAAGACGGCGAGGACGTCGGCGGCCCGCAGGTCGGCACCGAACGCTCCGGTCGCCTGGTCGCCTCCGACGAGGGTGCGCGCAGCGACGACGACAGCGAGCTGTACGCCGAGGACGTCGGCATCGACGGCGCCGCCGCCGGCGCGGAGGAAGCCGCCGTACATGTCGTCGACGAAGAGTTCGAACTCGAGGACGACGACGAGCAGGACCTCGAGAACTACCGCGACGTCGACCTGGGAGACGTCACCGACCTGGAGGACTGA
- a CDS encoding inorganic phosphate transporter, whose amino-acid sequence MSVLLVVAATAFVFICGANDGGALLSLAIRHRGASGAGVLTLLALAVAAGPSLFGLRVAGTFTDRVVHVAGVDGQLIFLGGTTVAILVVLLLTWRGIPTSITLALLGAIAGAALGRGDAPDWARLGIVLALGAAAPFAGLALAVLLGQVVRRLRIGRTARWTGAVQLLAFTVQSLAYAANDGQKMFAVAAITAAVAGHPLGLGTHLLPAVAIAGVFAAGAATSLRRVGRGATVALLRLRPGHVISAELASSVAVFGSAGLGVPVSMTQSAAGGLVGAALPDGTRSVRWQHALPLLVAWTVTLPAGLVGGLVAGVAMRGLR is encoded by the coding sequence GTGTCTGTTCTGCTGGTGGTGGCCGCAACGGCCTTCGTGTTCATCTGTGGAGCCAACGACGGCGGAGCTCTGTTGTCCCTGGCGATCCGCCATCGCGGTGCATCGGGCGCCGGCGTACTGACGCTGCTGGCGCTCGCCGTCGCCGCCGGGCCGAGCTTGTTCGGCCTACGCGTCGCCGGTACCTTCACCGATCGGGTCGTTCACGTCGCCGGGGTCGATGGGCAGTTGATCTTCCTCGGCGGCACCACGGTCGCGATCCTGGTGGTGCTGCTGCTGACCTGGCGAGGGATTCCGACCAGCATCACGCTGGCCCTGCTGGGCGCGATCGCCGGCGCCGCACTGGGCCGCGGCGACGCCCCGGACTGGGCGCGGCTCGGGATCGTCCTCGCGCTCGGCGCCGCGGCTCCCTTCGCCGGCCTGGCGCTGGCCGTTCTGCTCGGGCAGGTGGTCCGCCGCCTGCGGATCGGCCGGACGGCCCGCTGGACCGGCGCGGTCCAGTTGCTCGCGTTCACCGTCCAGAGCCTCGCCTATGCCGCCAACGACGGACAGAAGATGTTCGCCGTCGCGGCGATCACGGCTGCGGTCGCTGGGCATCCGCTGGGGCTGGGGACGCATCTGCTGCCGGCCGTGGCGATCGCGGGGGTCTTCGCGGCCGGTGCCGCGACGAGCCTGCGTCGGGTCGGGCGTGGTGCGACCGTGGCGTTGTTGCGCCTGCGACCCGGGCACGTGATCTCGGCCGAGCTCGCGTCGTCGGTGGCCGTGTTCGGTTCGGCGGGTCTCGGCGTACCGGTGAGCATGACGCAGTCCGCCGCCGGTGGACTGGTTGGTGCGGCGCTGCCCGACGGGACGCGTTCGGTGCGCTGGCAGCACGCGCTACCGCTGCTGGTCGCGTGGACGGTGACTCTTCCCGCCGGCCTGGTCGGTGGGTTGGTGGCCGGTGTGGCGATGAGAGGACTGAGATGA
- a CDS encoding HAD-IA family hydrolase, which yields MDRLITPAALLLDFGGVVVTTTKRPTWSTDLAAEIHAELGRSGPPTLTVDEIRNDIEAGAVADSGWKNAMSRPAAPRELTHREFWADFVAADWPAGPRAWVTAHATILCKRMGELRSDRRQRDGIPELLDTATAAGIPVAIVSNALSGAVHRDYLDRTGLVKQFALQIYSDEVGIRKPNPEMIWLAARALDIEVERTWYVGDNFDRDVLCGRRAGVGAAILMEAKGTYKRPFQVRAEPDAVVPGAHELRSLLLESL from the coding sequence ATGGATCGGCTGATCACGCCGGCGGCCCTGCTGTTGGACTTCGGCGGTGTGGTGGTCACGACGACGAAACGACCGACCTGGTCCACGGACCTGGCCGCCGAGATCCACGCGGAACTCGGCCGCAGCGGCCCGCCGACGCTGACCGTCGACGAGATCAGGAACGACATCGAGGCCGGGGCCGTCGCCGACTCCGGCTGGAAGAACGCGATGTCCCGGCCGGCCGCACCGCGCGAGCTGACCCACCGGGAGTTCTGGGCCGACTTCGTCGCGGCCGACTGGCCGGCCGGACCGCGCGCCTGGGTGACCGCGCACGCGACCATCCTGTGCAAGCGGATGGGCGAGCTCCGCAGCGACCGCCGGCAGCGCGACGGCATCCCGGAGCTGCTCGACACCGCGACGGCTGCCGGAATCCCGGTGGCGATCGTGAGCAACGCGCTCAGCGGCGCCGTCCACCGCGACTACCTGGATCGCACCGGGCTGGTGAAGCAGTTCGCGCTGCAGATCTACAGCGACGAGGTGGGGATCCGGAAGCCCAATCCCGAGATGATCTGGCTGGCGGCCCGGGCCCTCGACATCGAGGTCGAACGCACCTGGTACGTCGGTGACAACTTCGATCGCGACGTCCTCTGCGGCCGGCGGGCCGGTGTCGGTGCGGCCATCCTGATGGAGGCGAAGGGCACCTACAAGCGTCCGTTCCAGGTCCGCGCCGAGCCGGACGCCGTCGTACCGGGCGCGCACGAGTTGCGATCGCTGCTGCTCGAATCCCTCTGA
- a CDS encoding ABC transporter permease, producing the protein MVITDSRPAPPPPAPAAPPASRLRRWRYRLSIARHEPTLVIGFVLTLLLLYLVIAPLVAVLSDAFRVQFGDEPKTGQPAGGWTGYYLWRVFRSQISSILFWQPLVNTLMVAVGVTVLALLLGGVSAFLLTRTDIAGRKWLSTALVVPYMLPSWTFALAWLALFKNDRSGGQVGILEARGINTPDWLAYGAVPIIICLGVHYFPFVLLLFGNALRRLDSQLEDSARVLGAGRRTVLGRITLPLMLPSLSSSVLLVFGRVLGTFGTPYILGLPVDFNLLSTSLFSSVKNHEPGITAVLATVIVVIGVAVVVADARLLREQRRFVTVGSKGAMSRMISLGRWRRPAGLVAAGVFVVGVVVPVLTLALSTVTTTPGVFRGDNFTLKYWLAADLPGAPGFPHGILRGTELFHAAWNSLRIVGLAAVICGLTGLLIGYVVVRADGSRIAGLLRQVSFLPYLVPGIAFAAAFLSLFAVRRGPVPALYGSVTLLVIVLAVTHLPYASRSGISAMTQLGREPEEAAQVTGAGWLTRIRRVVVPIQRGSLVTGIVLPFISGIKELSIVIMLTTTGTQLLTTLSVNLIDYAYDQMANAVVLVIALVAFLATYLTQRLTRTSLASGLGG; encoded by the coding sequence ATGGTCATCACCGACAGCCGTCCGGCGCCGCCCCCTCCGGCGCCGGCGGCACCTCCCGCCTCCCGGCTGCGCCGCTGGCGTTACCGGCTGAGCATCGCGCGGCACGAACCGACCCTGGTGATCGGTTTCGTCCTCACCCTGCTGCTTCTCTACCTGGTGATCGCTCCGCTGGTCGCCGTCCTGTCGGACGCGTTCCGGGTGCAGTTCGGCGACGAGCCGAAGACCGGGCAGCCGGCCGGCGGGTGGACCGGCTACTACCTGTGGCGGGTGTTCCGCTCACAGATCAGCTCGATCCTGTTCTGGCAGCCGCTCGTGAACACGTTGATGGTCGCGGTCGGCGTGACGGTGCTCGCGCTGCTGCTCGGCGGGGTCAGCGCCTTCCTGCTGACCCGGACCGACATCGCCGGCCGGAAGTGGTTGTCCACCGCGCTGGTCGTGCCGTACATGCTGCCGTCCTGGACCTTCGCCCTCGCCTGGCTCGCGTTGTTCAAGAACGATCGCTCCGGCGGCCAGGTCGGGATCCTCGAGGCACGGGGGATCAACACCCCCGACTGGCTGGCGTACGGCGCCGTACCGATCATCATCTGTCTCGGCGTGCACTACTTCCCGTTCGTGCTGCTGCTGTTCGGCAACGCGTTGCGCCGGCTCGACTCGCAACTCGAGGACTCCGCCCGGGTCCTCGGGGCCGGTCGCCGGACGGTCCTCGGCCGGATCACCCTGCCGTTGATGCTGCCGTCGCTGTCGTCGTCCGTGCTGCTGGTGTTCGGCCGCGTCCTCGGCACCTTCGGTACGCCGTACATCCTCGGCCTGCCGGTCGACTTCAACCTGCTGTCGACCTCGCTGTTCTCCTCGGTCAAGAACCACGAGCCGGGGATCACCGCGGTCCTCGCGACCGTCATCGTCGTGATCGGGGTCGCAGTCGTGGTCGCGGACGCCCGGTTGCTGCGCGAGCAGCGCCGTTTCGTCACCGTCGGCAGCAAGGGTGCGATGTCGCGGATGATCTCGCTCGGGCGCTGGCGCCGTCCGGCCGGGCTGGTCGCGGCCGGGGTCTTCGTCGTCGGAGTCGTGGTGCCGGTGCTGACCCTGGCACTGTCGACGGTCACCACGACCCCCGGCGTCTTCCGCGGCGACAACTTCACCCTGAAGTACTGGCTCGCCGCCGACCTCCCCGGCGCTCCTGGTTTCCCGCACGGCATCCTCCGCGGCACCGAGTTGTTCCACGCCGCCTGGAACAGCCTGCGGATCGTCGGGCTGGCCGCCGTGATCTGCGGTCTCACCGGCCTGCTGATCGGGTACGTCGTGGTGCGTGCCGACGGGTCCCGGATCGCGGGCCTGCTCCGCCAGGTCAGCTTCCTGCCGTACCTGGTCCCCGGGATCGCCTTCGCCGCGGCGTTCCTGTCCCTGTTCGCCGTCCGCCGCGGACCGGTGCCGGCGCTCTACGGTTCGGTCACGCTGCTGGTGATCGTGCTCGCGGTGACCCATCTCCCGTACGCGTCCAGATCCGGCATCAGTGCGATGACCCAGCTCGGCCGCGAACCGGAGGAGGCCGCCCAGGTCACCGGCGCCGGCTGGCTGACGCGGATCCGCCGAGTGGTCGTCCCGATCCAGCGCGGCTCCCTCGTCACCGGCATCGTGCTGCCGTTCATCTCCGGCATCAAGGAACTCAGCATCGTGATCATGCTGACCACGACCGGCACCCAGTTGCTCACCACGCTGTCGGTCAACCTGATCGATTACGCCTACGACCAGATGGCCAATGCCGTCGTCCTGGTCATCGCCCTCGTCGCGTTCCTGGCGACCTACCTCACCCAACGACTGACCAGGACCAGCCTGGCATCCGGACTCGGAGGCTAG
- a CDS encoding Cof-type HAD-IIB family hydrolase, giving the protein MSGAPRYPWLVTDLDGTLVDRDLEIPARNVEAIERYRAAGGVVTLATGRNERSAGRYHRQLGLETPMILYNGARIVDPATGARMLDLTLGDTWAAIERDALPGLPDTIGVVGFQDLDAYVIKPAPALSEYAARDGIDLKTSPMPGPPTKAMLIAEAPGDLTEPAGLISGAHTGVRLVRSEKTYLEILPAHADKGSALRTLAVLTGLDLDQVVAIGDNPNDLELIQTAALGVAVGDGHPLVRDIADLVVTTCTQAAVADLIDNHLLS; this is encoded by the coding sequence GTGAGCGGCGCGCCGCGGTACCCGTGGCTGGTCACCGACCTCGACGGCACGCTGGTCGACCGGGACCTGGAGATCCCGGCCCGCAACGTCGAGGCGATCGAGCGGTACCGGGCGGCCGGAGGGGTCGTGACGCTGGCGACCGGGCGCAACGAGCGCTCGGCCGGGCGGTACCACCGGCAACTGGGTCTCGAAACGCCGATGATTCTCTACAACGGGGCCCGGATCGTCGACCCGGCGACCGGCGCGCGGATGCTCGATCTCACCCTGGGCGATACCTGGGCGGCGATCGAGCGCGACGCCCTGCCGGGGCTGCCGGACACGATCGGTGTGGTCGGCTTCCAGGACCTCGACGCCTACGTGATCAAGCCGGCCCCCGCACTGAGCGAGTACGCCGCCCGCGACGGGATCGACCTGAAGACCTCGCCGATGCCCGGCCCGCCCACCAAGGCGATGCTGATCGCCGAGGCGCCGGGCGACCTGACCGAGCCGGCCGGGCTGATCTCCGGCGCGCACACCGGTGTCCGGCTGGTGCGGTCCGAGAAGACCTATCTCGAGATCCTTCCGGCCCACGCCGACAAGGGCAGCGCATTGCGGACCCTGGCCGTGCTGACCGGGCTGGACCTCGACCAGGTCGTTGCCATCGGCGACAATCCCAACGACCTCGAGCTGATCCAGACCGCGGCGCTCGGGGTGGCCGTAGGAGACGGCCACCCTCTCGTGCGCGACATCGCCGACCTGGTCGTCACCACGTGCACACAAGCAGCAGTAGCCGACCTGATCGACAACCACCTGCTCAGCTGA